The following are from one region of the Populus trichocarpa isolate Nisqually-1 chromosome 8, P.trichocarpa_v4.1, whole genome shotgun sequence genome:
- the LOC7483911 gene encoding DNA-directed RNA polymerase 1B, mitochondrial, producing MWRTLAKCSPSKQLKFPSNSSNFFKDSTFIENIRSPDAKKCLNSAFSFLCSRQIGVFPQNDKLCNSSFGDLTKPFDLSPFFFKGYATAAAADVIPSNDESDLSGSDDFQGLMEQVNKHFQKMEPQFRPQEKKMVAGMGIGKYAILKRRQIKMETEAWEQAAQEYQEMLEDMCEQKLAPNLPYVKSLFLGWFEPLRDAIVAEQELCKRNLRVSHRAHFSDLPADMMAVITMHKLMGLLMTGNGGSASIRVVQAASVVGEAIEHEGRIHKFLEKTKKRKNVEAKISEGESDAAIEEGEKLSKEQEKLRKKVTTLIKKQKVQQVRRIVKGHDDSRPWGQEEHVKVGSRLIQLMIETAYIQPPIDQIGDGPPDIRPAFVHTLKTITKDTQKSSRRYGVIECDPLVRKGLEKSARHMVIPYMPMLVPPLNWTGYDQGAHLFLPSYVMRIHGSKQQRDAVKRASRNQLEPVFKALDTLGNTKWRINKRVLVVVDRIWASGGHLAGLVDREDAPLPEEPQTEDEAEIRKWTWKVRSVKKENSERHSQRCDIELKLAVARKMKDEEGFYYPHNLDFRGRAYPMHPYLNHLGSDVCRGILEFAEGRPLGKSGLRWLKIHLANLYAGGVDKLSYDGRISFTENHLDDIFDSADQPLEGRRWWLGAEDPFQCLAACINLSEALRSPSPETATSHTPVHQDGSCNGLQHYAALGRDKLGAAAVNLVGGEKPADVYSGIATRVLDIMQRDAEKDPAINPNSVHAKLLVNQVDRKLVKQTVMTSVYGVTYIGARDQIKRRLKERCIIADDPQLYSAACYAAKTTLMALEEMFEGARGIMAWLGECAKVIASENQPVRWTTPLGLPVVQPYRQLGRHLIKTSLQVLTLKRETDKVMVKRQRTAFPPNFVHSLDGSHMMMTAVACKEAGLNFAGVHDSYWTHACDVDEMNRILREKFVELYEAPILENLLESFQSSFPNLKFPPLPERGVFDLKDVLRSTYFFN from the exons ATGTGGAGAACCTTAGCCAAATGTTCTCCTTCTAAACAGCTGAAATTTCCCTCGAATTCTAGTAACTTCTTTAAAGACTCCACCTTTATAGAAAATATCAGATCCCCAGATGCCAAAAAATGCCTAAATTCAGCATTTTCTTTCCTATGTTCTCGTCAGATTGGTGTTTTTCCTCAAAATGACAAATTGTGCAATTCTAGTTTTGGTGATTTAACAAAACCTTTTGATCTCTCCCCTTTTTTCTTCAAGGGGTATGCAACAGCAGCGGCTGCAGATGTGATTCCTTCAAATGACGAATCAGACCTTTCCGGGTCTGATGATTTTCAAGGACTAATGGAGCAAGTTAACAAGCATTTCCAGAAAATGGAACCACAGTTTAGGCctcaagagaagaaaatggtgGCAGGTATGGGGATTGGAAAGTATGCTATTCTCAAAAGGAGGCAAATAAAGATGGAGACAGAAGCGTGGGAACAGGCGGCGCAAGAGTATCAAGAGATGTTAGAGGACATGTGCGAGCAGAAACTGGCACCTAATTTGCCTTATGTAAAGTCTTTGTTTCTTGGTTGGTTCGAGCCTTTGAGGGATGCAATTGTTGCAGAGCAAGAATTGTGTAAGCGGAACTTGAGGGTATCTCATAGAGCCCATTTTAGTGACTTGCCCGCAGATATGATGGCAGTGATTACTATGCATAAGTTGATGGGGTTGTTGATGACTGGAAATGGGGGGAGTGCCAGTATCAGGGTGGTTCAAGCCGCATCCGTTGTTGGCGAAGCCATTGAGCACGAG GGTAGGATACACAAGTTTTTGGAGAAGACTAAGAAGAGGAAGAATGTGGAAGCCAAGATATCTGAAGGTGAGTCTGATGCTGCTATTGAGGAAGGAGAGAAACTAAGCAAGGAACAGGAGAAGCTGAGGAAAAAAGTAACCACactgattaaaaaacaaaaggttcaGCAAGTAAGACGAATTGTGAAGGGTCATGATGATTCAAGGCCTTGGGGTCAGGAAGAACATGTTAAG GTTGGCTCTCGCTTGATTCAATTAATGATAGAAACTGCCTATATACAACCTCCAATTGATCAAATAGGAGATGGTCCGCCTGATATTCGCCCTGCATTTGTGCATACCCTTAAAACCATCACAAAAGATACACA GAAAAGTAGTAGGAGATATGGTGTCATTGAGTGCGACCCACTTGTTCGCAAAGGCCTTGAGAAATCT GCTAGGCACATGGTCATCCCTTATATGCCAATGTTGGTGCCTCCTCTAAACTGGACAGG GTATGACCAAGGTGCACACTTGTTTTTACCCTCCTATGTTATGCGAATCCATGGATCAAAACAACAACGCGATGCAGTTAAAAGGGCTTCAAGGAATCAATTAGAGCCTGTTTTTAAG GCCCTGGATACTCTTGGAAATACCAAATGGAGAATAAATAAAAGGGTCCTTGTGGTAGTTGATAGAATATGGGCTAGTGGAGGCCATCTTGCTGGCTTGGTTGACCGTGAAGAT GCTCCTCTGCCCGAGGAGCCACAAACAGAAGATGAAGCTGAAATTCGGAAATGGACGTGGAAAGTTAGAAGTGTGAAAAAGGAGAATAGTGAGCGACATTCCCAGCGTTGTGATATTGAACTAAAACTTGCG GTAGCTAGAAAGATGAAGGACGAGGAAGGCTTTTACTATCCACACAACCTTGATTTTCGCGGTCGTGCTTACCCTATGCACCCATATTTGAATCATCTTGGCTCTGATGTGTGTCGGGGAATCCTAGAGTTTGCAGAGGGACGACCTCTTGGGAAGTCTGGTTTACGGTGGCTGAAGATACATTTAGCAAATCTGTATGCTGGTGGTGTAGACAAGTTATCCTATGATGGTCGAATATCATTTACTGAGAATCATCTGGATGATATCTTTGATTCTGCTGACCAACCTCTTGAAGGACGAAGGTGGTGGTTGGGTGCAGAGGATCCTTTTCAATGCTTGGCAGCATGCATTAATCTATCAGAAGCTTTGAGAAGCCCTTCTCCAGAGACTGCTACTTCACATACACCTGTTCACCAG GATGGTTCGTGCAATGGCTTGCAGCACTATGCTGCTCTAGGAAGGGACAAG TTGGGAGCTGCTGCAGTAAATCTGGTCGGGGGAGAAAAACCTGCTGATGTTTACTCAGGAATTGCGACCAG AGTTCTTGATATCATGCAAAGAGATGCAGAAAAAGATCCTGCAATTAATCCGAATTCAGTGCATGCTAAGCTTTTAGTCAATCAG GTGGACCGGAAGTTGGTGAAGCAGACGGTGATGACATCAGTGTATGGGGTCACTTATATTGGTGCCCGTGACCAAATCAAAAGGAGGTTAAAAGAGCGTTGTATCATTGCAGATGATCCACAGCTGTATTCTGCAGCCTGCTATGCAGCAAAA ACCACCTTGATGGCTTTGGAAGAGATGTTTGAAGGTGCAAGAGGGATTATGGCTTGGCTTGGAGAATGTGCAAAG GTGATAGCTTCAGAAAATCAGCCTGTTCGGTGGACCACTCCACTcggacttcctgttgtacagcCTTATCGACAGTTGGGAAGGCATCTT ATTAAGACTTCCCTTCAGGTGCTGAcattaaaaagagaaacagaCAAG GTCATGGTTAAGCGGCAAAGAACAGCTTTTCCTCCAAATTTTGTCCACTCCCTTGATGGTTCTCACATGATGATGACTGCTGTTGCCTGCAAAGAGGCAGGGTTGAACTTTGCAG GGGTCCATGATTCATACTGGACACATGCATGCGATGTTGATGAAATGAACAGGATACTCAGAGAAAAGTTTGTTGAACTCTATGAGGCGCCAATACTGGAGAAT TTGTTGGAAAGCTTCCAAAGTTCATTCCCCAACTTGAAATTTCCTCCCTTACCAGAGCGAGGAGTCTTTGATCTAAAAGATGTCCTGCGATCAACCTATTTCTTCAACTAG